One Thauera sp. K11 DNA window includes the following coding sequences:
- a CDS encoding DUF342 domain-containing protein yields the protein MKDDSPDGPELTLTLDEDARVLIAALGHDPHFPSIQATWLRDRLAAAGYQALRIRPDAIRGLIAQYNAGRPVEATAIADVVDGSLQITVPADGLTAMLSIFPPQGGNPVTSAMLLDEISARGITEGILVPEINRAIGTGEACELVIARGREPVAGEDGRLECLLPEARDRVPNIRPSGRTDYRDLGDILVVRQGDALMRRHPPTGGTEGLSVLGRPLAPRPGKETRFPAGLRGTSVSPDDPDLLIAACDGQPVRMRGGIVVEPILTLKSVDMSTGNISFDGNVKVLDDVTAGMTVRATGDIEIGGTVEPATLEAGGSIVVKGGVMGALGSKTAGKDDAAHGIRCGGSFSATYIQQARVDAGDSIFIDDVAMQCELTAANHIRVGNHRRGHIIGGVVRASLSIQARVIGGANRVRTELEIGSSPALAQAMHQKIEERDQKENQLLEVGKLLTLADRNPGRVPPDVVARAEQTAATLAAEIEVLRNDEADLRYCLDLALQARVDAEREIHDGVTITLGEQKLRITQQFGPSTVRLAEWGLGVFPLVEDKGRG from the coding sequence ATGAAAGACGACAGCCCCGACGGCCCCGAACTCACGCTCACGCTCGATGAGGACGCACGCGTGCTCATCGCCGCGCTCGGCCACGACCCGCATTTCCCCAGCATCCAGGCGACATGGCTGCGCGACCGCCTCGCCGCCGCGGGCTACCAGGCGCTGCGCATCCGCCCGGACGCGATCCGCGGACTGATCGCGCAGTACAACGCCGGCCGGCCGGTGGAGGCGACCGCGATCGCCGACGTCGTCGACGGCAGCCTGCAGATCACCGTCCCTGCCGACGGCCTGACCGCCATGCTGAGCATCTTTCCGCCCCAGGGCGGCAATCCGGTCACGAGTGCGATGCTGCTCGACGAGATCAGCGCCAGGGGCATCACCGAGGGCATCCTGGTGCCCGAGATCAATCGCGCGATCGGTACCGGCGAGGCGTGCGAACTGGTGATCGCCCGCGGCCGCGAGCCGGTCGCCGGCGAGGACGGCCGCCTCGAGTGCCTGCTGCCCGAGGCGCGCGACCGCGTCCCCAACATCCGTCCCTCGGGGCGCACCGACTACCGCGACCTCGGCGACATCCTGGTCGTGCGGCAGGGTGATGCGCTGATGCGCCGCCATCCGCCCACCGGCGGCACGGAGGGCCTCAGCGTGCTCGGCCGGCCGCTCGCGCCCCGGCCCGGCAAGGAGACGCGCTTCCCGGCCGGCCTGCGCGGCACGAGCGTGTCGCCCGACGACCCCGATCTCCTGATCGCCGCCTGCGACGGCCAGCCCGTCCGCATGCGCGGCGGCATCGTCGTCGAGCCCATCCTGACGCTGAAGTCGGTGGACATGTCCACCGGCAACATCAGCTTCGACGGCAACGTGAAGGTGCTCGACGACGTCACCGCGGGCATGACGGTGCGCGCGACCGGCGACATCGAGATCGGCGGCACGGTGGAGCCCGCCACGCTGGAGGCCGGCGGCAGCATCGTGGTGAAGGGCGGAGTGATGGGCGCGCTGGGCAGCAAGACGGCGGGCAAGGACGACGCCGCCCACGGCATCCGCTGCGGCGGCAGCTTCTCCGCCACCTATATCCAGCAGGCACGCGTCGACGCCGGCGATTCGATCTTCATCGACGACGTCGCGATGCAGTGCGAACTCACTGCGGCGAACCACATCCGCGTCGGCAATCATCGGCGCGGGCACATCATCGGTGGGGTGGTGCGCGCCTCGCTGTCCATCCAGGCGCGGGTGATCGGCGGCGCCAACCGCGTCCGCACCGAACTCGAGATCGGCAGCAGTCCCGCGCTGGCCCAGGCCATGCACCAAAAGATCGAAGAGCGCGACCAGAAGGAAAACCAGTTGCTGGAGGTGGGCAAGCTGCTCACCCTCGCGGATCGCAACCCCGGCCGCGTACCGCCGGACGTCGTGGCCCGCGCCGAGCAGACGGCGGCCACCCTGGCGGCGGAGATCGAGGTTCTGCGCAACGACGAGGCAGACCTGCGCTACTGCCTCGACCTCGCCCTGCAGGCCAGGGTGGATGCCGAGCGCGAGATCCACGACGGCGTGACGATCACGCTGGGCGAACAGAAGCTGCGCATCACGCAGCAGTTCGGCCCCTCCACCGTCCGCCTGGCCGAATGGGGGCTGGGCGTCTTTCCGCTCGTGGAGGACAAGGGGCGCGGCTGA
- a CDS encoding DMT family transporter, which translates to MRPAGSAHPAPPFSLPDVLMILVALVWGTSYGVSKLALAYYPVLGFLAVRFILTCVLLLPALWMARPDERRNAIGAGLPLGLLLLAIMLCETFGVANTKAANAAFLISLCIVLTPFAEWWLLQRRPGGTALVCASVSLLGAALLGGGPDARLGFGDALMLAAAVLRAVIVCLTSRMMWKRPAPALALTAVQTGVVGFGCLALAMPGGLPPLPSASSFWIATGYLVLGCTVFAFFANNYALNHSTPTRVALLSGTEPLFGAVFAMLWLGEHFGAPAWAGGALIVAASTWAVLRRGPRR; encoded by the coding sequence ATGCGCCCTGCAGGTTCCGCCCACCCCGCGCCGCCGTTCAGTTTGCCCGACGTGCTGATGATCCTCGTCGCGCTGGTGTGGGGGACCAGCTACGGCGTGTCGAAGCTGGCGCTGGCCTACTACCCGGTGCTCGGCTTTCTCGCGGTGCGCTTCATCCTGACCTGCGTGCTGCTGCTGCCGGCCTTGTGGATGGCCAGGCCGGACGAGCGGCGCAACGCCATCGGCGCCGGCCTGCCGCTGGGCCTGCTGCTGCTGGCGATCATGCTGTGCGAGACCTTCGGCGTGGCCAACACCAAGGCTGCGAATGCCGCCTTCCTGATCAGCCTGTGCATCGTGCTGACCCCCTTCGCCGAATGGTGGCTGCTGCAGCGCAGGCCCGGCGGCACCGCGCTGGTGTGCGCGTCGGTGTCGCTGCTGGGGGCGGCGCTGCTCGGCGGCGGACCGGATGCGCGGCTCGGTTTCGGCGACGCGCTGATGCTGGCGGCGGCAGTGCTGCGTGCAGTCATCGTCTGCCTCACCAGCCGCATGATGTGGAAGCGGCCGGCGCCGGCACTGGCGCTGACCGCGGTGCAGACGGGCGTGGTCGGCTTCGGCTGCCTGGCGCTGGCCATGCCCGGCGGGCTGCCGCCCCTGCCGTCGGCGTCTTCGTTCTGGATCGCCACCGGCTACCTGGTGCTGGGCTGCACGGTGTTCGCCTTCTTCGCCAACAACTATGCGCTGAACCACAGCACGCCGACCCGCGTGGCCCTGCTGAGCGGCACGGAGCCGCTGTTCGGCGCGGTGTTCGCGATGCTGTGGCTGGGCGAGCATTTCGGTGCGCCGGCCTGGGCCGGCGGCGCGCTGATCGTCGCGGCGTCGACCTGGGCGGTGCTGCGCCGGGGGCCGCGGCGCTGA
- a CDS encoding GatB/YqeY domain-containing protein — MSLLSQLKKDALLARKSAAGVRATLLTTLIAEAEMVGKNAGNRESSDEEVQGTIRKFLKNNQEALAVIKDEERRAALQEESAILTGYLPPMAGEADVKALIAETVAGLADRSPKSMGVVMAALKAKFGSGFDAKQANAWVREALNG; from the coding sequence ATGAGCCTGCTGTCCCAGTTGAAGAAAGACGCCCTGCTCGCGCGCAAGTCCGCCGCCGGCGTGCGCGCCACCCTGCTCACCACCCTGATCGCCGAGGCCGAGATGGTCGGCAAGAACGCCGGCAACCGCGAGAGCAGCGACGAAGAGGTGCAGGGTACGATCCGCAAGTTCCTGAAGAACAACCAGGAAGCACTGGCGGTGATCAAGGACGAGGAACGCCGCGCGGCGCTGCAGGAAGAATCGGCCATCCTCACCGGATACCTGCCGCCGATGGCGGGCGAAGCCGACGTGAAGGCGCTGATTGCCGAGACCGTTGCCGGCCTGGCTGACCGCAGTCCGAAATCGATGGGCGTGGTGATGGCCGCGCTGAAGGCGAAGTTCGGCAGCGGCTTCGACGCGAAGCAGGCCAACGCCTGGGTGCGCGAAGCGCTCAACGGCTGA
- a CDS encoding efflux RND transporter permease subunit yields MNVSAWSIRNPIPSILLFLLLTVLGLIGFRAMKIQQFPDIDLPTVVVTASLPGAAPAQLETEVARKLENSIATVQGVKHIYTKVQDGLATVTTEFRLEKPTQEAVDDVRDAVARIRSDLPGDLRDPIVSRINVSGAPILTYTVASDRMDDEALSWFVDNTVAKRMLSVAGVGAVARVGGVSRELRVELDPRRLLALKASAADISRQLRLIQQEAAGRRADIGGIEQSVRTIATVRSAEELAAMEIVLPDGRRVRLDQLATISDTVAERRSAALLDGRPVVGFEITRSRGAGEVEVADGVHAELARLQAEHPDIAITEAFNFVDPVQENFDGSMSLLLEGAALAVAVVWLFLRDWRATAVSATALPLSVLPAFAAMWLMGFTLNVVTLLSLSLVVGILVDDAIVEIENIMRHLRMGKTPYDAAMEAADEIGLAVIATTFTLIAVFLPTAFMSGVAGKFFVQFGWTAAIAVFFSLVVARLLTPMMAAYLLKAPRGGHHEPGWLGRYLGWADWCLKHRLVTMLAAVAFFVGSFALVPLLPTGFIPPDDLSQTQVHLALPPGATLEESLAVAEEARVIVRRNPHVRLVYTAVGGGAAGSDPFTPRGAAEVRKATLTINLTPRGERGGMRKQDVENALREALAALPGVRVQVGLGGSNEKYVLVLASENGEALAEHARQVERELRTLPGIGNVNTTASLVRPEVVVRPDFARAADLGVTAAAIGDTLRIATTGDYDQGLPKFNLSQRQVPIVVKLPAQARRDFALLEQLSVPGTRGPVPLGNVATVAIDSGPVEIDRYDRLRNINFEIELNQQPLGEVEKQALALPGMRDLPPGVIHTTVGDAEAMNELFASFGLAMLTGVLCIYIVLVLLFHDFVQPVTILAALVLSVPGAFLALFVTHSALSMPSMIGLIMLMGIATKNSILLIDYVVLARREHGLSRFEALLDACRKRARPIVMTTVAMGAGMMPIALGLGTDPSFRAPMAIVVIGGLITSTFLSLLVIPVVFTYVDDAIEKMKHLRRGRRAWKNENRASAG; encoded by the coding sequence ATGAACGTCTCCGCATGGTCGATCCGGAACCCGATTCCGTCGATCCTGCTCTTCCTGCTGCTGACCGTGCTGGGCCTCATCGGCTTTCGCGCGATGAAGATCCAGCAGTTCCCCGACATCGACCTGCCCACCGTGGTAGTGACCGCCTCGCTGCCCGGCGCCGCGCCCGCGCAACTGGAAACCGAGGTCGCGCGCAAGCTCGAAAATTCGATCGCCACCGTGCAGGGCGTCAAGCACATCTACACCAAGGTGCAGGACGGACTTGCCACCGTCACCACCGAATTCCGCCTCGAGAAGCCGACGCAGGAAGCGGTCGACGACGTACGCGACGCGGTGGCGCGCATCCGTTCCGACCTTCCGGGCGACCTGCGCGACCCGATCGTGTCGCGCATAAACGTCTCCGGCGCCCCCATCCTGACCTACACGGTGGCCTCGGACCGCATGGACGACGAGGCGCTGTCGTGGTTCGTGGACAACACCGTGGCCAAACGCATGCTCAGTGTCGCCGGCGTCGGCGCCGTGGCGCGCGTCGGCGGCGTCAGCCGCGAGCTGCGGGTGGAACTGGACCCCCGGCGCCTGCTGGCGCTGAAGGCGAGCGCCGCCGACATCTCGCGCCAGTTGCGCCTCATCCAGCAGGAGGCGGCGGGCCGCCGCGCCGACATCGGCGGCATCGAACAATCGGTGCGCACCATCGCCACCGTGCGCTCGGCCGAGGAACTGGCGGCGATGGAGATCGTGCTGCCGGACGGCCGCCGCGTGCGCCTGGACCAGCTCGCCACGATCAGCGACACGGTGGCCGAGCGCCGTTCGGCGGCGCTGCTGGACGGCCGCCCGGTGGTCGGCTTCGAGATCACCCGCAGCCGCGGCGCCGGCGAGGTCGAGGTGGCCGACGGCGTACATGCCGAACTTGCGCGGCTGCAGGCCGAGCATCCGGACATCGCCATCACCGAGGCGTTCAACTTCGTCGATCCGGTGCAGGAGAACTTCGACGGCTCGATGTCGCTGCTGCTCGAAGGGGCGGCGCTGGCCGTCGCCGTCGTCTGGCTCTTCCTGCGCGACTGGCGCGCCACCGCGGTGTCGGCCACCGCGCTGCCGCTGTCCGTGCTGCCGGCCTTCGCCGCGATGTGGCTGATGGGCTTCACGCTCAACGTCGTCACGCTGCTGAGCCTGTCGCTGGTGGTCGGCATCCTCGTCGACGACGCCATCGTCGAGATCGAGAACATCATGCGCCACCTGCGCATGGGCAAGACGCCCTACGACGCGGCGATGGAAGCGGCCGACGAGATCGGGCTGGCGGTGATCGCCACCACCTTCACGCTGATCGCGGTGTTCCTGCCCACCGCCTTCATGAGCGGGGTGGCCGGCAAGTTCTTCGTGCAGTTCGGCTGGACGGCGGCGATCGCGGTGTTCTTTTCCCTCGTCGTGGCAAGGCTGCTGACGCCGATGATGGCGGCCTATCTGCTGAAGGCGCCGCGCGGCGGGCATCACGAGCCGGGCTGGCTCGGCCGCTATCTCGGCTGGGCGGACTGGTGCCTGAAGCATCGCCTCGTCACCATGCTGGCCGCGGTCGCCTTCTTCGTCGGCTCGTTCGCGCTGGTGCCGCTGCTGCCCACCGGCTTCATCCCGCCCGACGACCTGTCCCAGACCCAGGTCCACCTGGCCCTGCCGCCGGGCGCCACGCTGGAAGAAAGCCTGGCCGTCGCCGAAGAGGCGCGCGTGATCGTGCGGCGCAATCCGCACGTCCGGCTCGTCTATACCGCGGTCGGCGGCGGCGCCGCCGGTTCCGACCCCTTCACGCCGCGCGGCGCGGCCGAAGTGCGCAAGGCGACGCTGACGATCAACCTGACGCCGCGCGGCGAGCGCGGCGGCATGCGCAAGCAGGACGTCGAGAACGCGCTGCGCGAGGCGCTGGCGGCACTGCCCGGCGTGCGCGTGCAGGTGGGCCTGGGCGGCTCGAACGAGAAATACGTGCTGGTGCTGGCGAGCGAGAACGGCGAGGCGCTCGCCGAGCACGCCCGCCAGGTCGAGCGCGAACTGCGCACCCTGCCGGGCATCGGCAACGTCAACACCACCGCCAGCCTGGTGCGGCCGGAGGTCGTCGTGCGACCCGACTTCGCCCGCGCCGCCGATCTCGGCGTCACCGCGGCGGCGATCGGCGACACCTTGCGCATCGCCACCACCGGCGACTACGACCAGGGCCTGCCCAAGTTCAACCTGTCGCAGCGCCAGGTCCCCATCGTCGTCAAGCTGCCGGCGCAGGCGCGGCGCGACTTCGCGCTGCTCGAACAGCTCAGCGTGCCCGGCACGCGCGGCCCGGTGCCGCTGGGCAACGTCGCCACCGTCGCCATCGACAGCGGCCCGGTGGAGATCGACCGCTACGACCGCCTGCGCAACATCAACTTCGAGATCGAACTCAACCAGCAGCCGCTGGGCGAGGTCGAAAAGCAGGCACTGGCCCTGCCCGGCATGCGCGACCTGCCGCCCGGCGTGATCCACACCACGGTGGGCGACGCCGAGGCGATGAACGAACTCTTCGCCAGCTTCGGCCTGGCCATGCTGACCGGCGTGCTGTGCATCTACATCGTGCTGGTGCTGCTGTTCCACGACTTCGTGCAGCCGGTCACCATCCTCGCGGCGCTGGTGCTGTCGGTGCCGGGCGCCTTCCTGGCGCTGTTCGTCACGCACTCAGCGCTGTCGATGCCGTCGATGATCGGGCTCATCATGCTGATGGGCATCGCCACGAAGAACTCCATCCTGCTGATCGACTACGTGGTGCTGGCGCGCCGCGAGCACGGGCTGAGCCGTTTCGAAGCCCTGCTCGACGCCTGCCGCAAGCGCGCCCGGCCCATCGTGATGACCACCGTGGCGATGGGCGCCGGCATGATGCCGATCGCGCTCGGCCTGGGCACCGACCCGAGCTTCCGTGCGCCGATGGCCATCGTCGTGATCGGCGGCCTGATCACCTCGACCTTCCTCAGCCTGCTGGTGATCCCGGTCGTCTTCACCTATGTGGACGACGCCATCGAAAAGATGAAGCACCTGCGCCGCGGCCGGCGGGCATGGAAGAACGAGAATCGCGCAAGCGCCGGTTGA